Proteins encoded together in one Corallococcus soli window:
- the wecB gene encoding non-hydrolyzing UDP-N-acetylglucosamine 2-epimerase, which yields MKKVIHIVGARPNFMKVAPIHKAIAARTSLQQLVMHTGQHYDAKMSDVFFADLGMAAPDIHLGIGSGSHAEQTAKMMVEMEKIFLKEKPDLVSVVGDVNSTIAAALVTSKMGIPLSHVEAGLRSFERLMPEEINRVVTDRLSDMLLTPSRDADANLLKEGIDPKRIHLVGNVMIDSLLASKEKADQLPTLKQLGLTPRAYVVATLHRPSNVDNPKLLAGLLSTLIHVARKVPVVFPVHPRTRKMISEQGHGPELEKTPALKLVDPMGYLEFLSLTSQAQLVMTDSGGLQEETTALGVPCLTLREETERPVTVEVGTNEVVGTDPARIREAADRVLSGDVKKGRVPELWDGRTGERIADLYARVLGVEQKRAFG from the coding sequence ATGAAGAAGGTCATCCACATCGTTGGCGCGCGTCCGAATTTCATGAAGGTGGCCCCCATCCACAAGGCCATCGCCGCGCGTACCTCCCTCCAGCAGTTGGTCATGCACACCGGCCAGCACTACGACGCGAAGATGAGCGACGTGTTCTTCGCCGACCTGGGCATGGCCGCCCCGGACATCCACCTGGGCATCGGCTCCGGCAGCCACGCCGAGCAGACCGCCAAGATGATGGTGGAGATGGAGAAGATCTTCCTCAAGGAGAAGCCGGACCTGGTGTCCGTGGTGGGCGACGTCAACAGCACCATCGCCGCCGCGCTCGTCACGTCCAAGATGGGCATCCCGCTGTCCCACGTGGAGGCGGGCCTGCGCAGCTTCGAGCGCCTCATGCCGGAGGAGATCAACCGCGTCGTCACCGACCGGCTCTCCGACATGCTGCTCACGCCTTCGCGCGACGCGGACGCGAACCTCCTGAAGGAGGGCATCGACCCGAAGCGCATCCACCTGGTGGGCAACGTGATGATCGACTCGCTCCTGGCGTCCAAGGAGAAGGCCGACCAGCTGCCCACGCTCAAGCAGCTGGGCCTCACGCCCCGGGCCTACGTCGTGGCCACGCTGCACCGGCCGTCCAACGTGGACAACCCGAAGCTGCTGGCGGGCCTGCTGTCCACGCTCATCCATGTGGCCAGGAAGGTCCCCGTGGTGTTCCCGGTGCACCCGCGCACGCGCAAGATGATCTCCGAGCAGGGCCATGGCCCCGAGCTGGAGAAGACGCCGGCCCTCAAGCTGGTGGACCCCATGGGCTACCTGGAGTTCCTGTCGCTGACGTCCCAGGCGCAGCTGGTGATGACGGACTCGGGCGGCCTCCAGGAGGAGACCACCGCGCTGGGCGTGCCGTGCCTCACCCTGCGCGAGGAGACCGAGCGCCCCGTCACCGTGGAGGTGGGCACCAACGAGGTGGTGGGCACCGACCCCGCGCGCATCCGCGAGGCGGCCGACCGCGTCCTGTCCGGCGACGTGAAGAAGGGCCGCGTGCCGGAGCTGTGGGACGGCCGCACCGGCGAGCGCATCGCGGACCTGTACGCGCGCGTGCTGGGCGTGGAGCAGAAGCGCGCCTTCGGGTGA
- a CDS encoding aldo/keto reductase has protein sequence MEKRVFGNTGVSVPVIGQGTWQMEDDDAEGAVRTLRAGLDLGLTHLDTAELYGQGRVEEALVSRAIEGRRDEVFLVSKVMPSNATRKGTVTACERSLRRLRTDRLDCYLLHWPGSHPLADTVAAFEQLVKDGKIRSWGVSNFAVDELEEVLSLAGPGRIACNQVLYHLEERAIEHTVVPWCEAEGVAVVAYSPFGNGHFPAPSSAGGKVLASIAQAHGVTPYQVALQFLVRRPSTFAIPKASDARHMRDNASAASLTLTPEDLRRIDAAFPRGDEPDSLPVI, from the coding sequence ATGGAAAAGCGCGTCTTTGGCAACACCGGGGTGTCGGTGCCGGTCATCGGTCAGGGCACCTGGCAGATGGAGGACGATGACGCGGAGGGCGCCGTCCGGACCCTGCGCGCGGGCCTGGACCTGGGCCTCACCCACCTGGACACCGCGGAGCTGTACGGCCAGGGCCGGGTGGAGGAGGCGCTGGTGTCCAGGGCCATTGAAGGGCGGCGTGACGAGGTGTTCCTCGTCTCCAAGGTGATGCCGTCCAACGCGACGCGGAAGGGCACGGTGACGGCCTGCGAGCGCAGCCTCCGGCGGCTTCGCACGGACCGGCTGGACTGCTACCTGCTGCACTGGCCCGGCTCCCACCCGCTGGCGGACACGGTGGCGGCCTTCGAGCAGCTGGTGAAGGACGGGAAGATCCGCTCCTGGGGCGTGAGCAACTTCGCGGTGGATGAACTGGAGGAGGTGCTGTCCCTGGCGGGGCCGGGGCGCATCGCGTGCAACCAGGTGCTGTACCACCTGGAGGAGCGCGCCATCGAACACACCGTCGTCCCGTGGTGTGAGGCGGAGGGCGTGGCGGTGGTGGCCTACAGCCCGTTCGGCAACGGCCACTTCCCGGCGCCCTCCAGCGCGGGGGGCAAGGTGCTGGCGTCCATCGCCCAGGCGCACGGCGTGACGCCGTACCAGGTGGCGCTCCAGTTCCTCGTGCGCCGGCCGTCGACGTTCGCCATCCCCAAGGCCAGCGACGCGCGCCACATGCGCGACAACGCGAGCGCGGCGTCCCTGACGCTGACGCCGGAGGACCTGCGGCGCATCGACGCGGCGTTCCCCCGGGGCGACGAGCCGGACTCGCTGCCGGTCATCTGA
- a CDS encoding neutral/alkaline non-lysosomal ceramidase N-terminal domain-containing protein, translating into MSSSRRSVLRALLPFALLTAGAAYAIASWNWCGRWEERTPLVLSQVRGEGSLRAGAAKVALTPPFPVVVAGYAPPRPEASQAAMPLHARAVVLEAGSARVGVVSLELLFVTPEIVAQVRERAARVGVREVLVLATHTHSSFGGYDTRWVAQLSGTGRYMPSAVGAAVAGASEALEKAVASLADVTLEVGGAADAGLVSSRSGGLAPDGQLTRVVLKGATAPVAEVLMFAAHATLIPRKEALVDPDYPGRLSALREAAGSGVSLFVQGSQGNASVAFSEGQGAERAAGFASRLSALADGATPAAVAGPVRLAFARVQASLPRPDSSRLVPAFTRAAGDNFLCASSPRETEVDALALGPLELLSIPGEPTAGAGRALEALTGATHVLGLANGYVGYLDTSEVVLTGQGESRRQYFGPALMERLGAAARVAAGTVGFSAPE; encoded by the coding sequence ATGTCCTCTTCCCGTCGCTCCGTCCTCCGCGCCCTGCTGCCCTTCGCCCTGCTGACCGCGGGGGCCGCGTACGCGATCGCTTCCTGGAACTGGTGTGGACGCTGGGAGGAGCGCACGCCCTTGGTGCTGTCCCAGGTCCGGGGCGAGGGCTCCCTCCGAGCAGGCGCCGCGAAGGTGGCCCTGACGCCGCCCTTCCCGGTGGTGGTGGCCGGCTACGCACCGCCCAGGCCCGAAGCGAGCCAGGCCGCGATGCCCCTCCACGCGAGGGCGGTGGTGCTGGAGGCCGGGAGCGCCCGCGTGGGGGTGGTGTCGCTGGAGCTGCTCTTCGTTACCCCGGAAATCGTGGCGCAGGTGCGCGAGCGCGCCGCCAGGGTGGGGGTGAGGGAGGTGCTTGTGCTGGCCACGCACACGCACTCCTCCTTTGGCGGCTACGACACGCGGTGGGTGGCCCAGCTCTCCGGCACGGGCCGCTACATGCCCTCGGCGGTGGGCGCGGCGGTGGCGGGCGCGAGCGAGGCGCTGGAGAAGGCCGTCGCTTCCCTGGCGGACGTGACGCTGGAGGTGGGGGGGGCGGCGGACGCGGGGCTCGTGTCCTCGCGCAGCGGGGGGCTGGCTCCTGACGGACAGCTCACGCGCGTGGTGCTGAAGGGCGCGACCGCGCCGGTGGCGGAGGTGCTGATGTTCGCCGCGCACGCCACGCTCATTCCCCGCAAGGAGGCGCTGGTGGATCCGGACTACCCGGGCCGGCTGAGCGCGCTGCGCGAGGCCGCGGGCAGCGGCGTGTCCTTGTTCGTGCAGGGCAGCCAGGGCAACGCGTCCGTGGCCTTCTCCGAAGGTCAGGGCGCGGAGCGGGCCGCGGGCTTCGCGAGCCGGTTGTCCGCGCTGGCGGACGGGGCGACGCCGGCGGCGGTGGCGGGGCCGGTGCGGCTGGCCTTCGCGCGGGTGCAGGCGTCCCTGCCCCGGCCGGACTCCTCGCGGCTGGTGCCGGCGTTCACCCGCGCGGCGGGGGACAACTTCCTGTGCGCGTCCTCGCCCCGGGAGACGGAGGTGGATGCGCTGGCGCTGGGGCCGCTGGAGCTGCTGTCGATTCCGGGCGAGCCCACCGCGGGCGCGGGACGGGCGCTGGAGGCGCTCACGGGGGCGACCCACGTGCTGGGGCTGGCCAACGGCTATGTGGGCTACCTGGACACGTCCGAGGTGGTGCTCACGGGGCAGGGCGAGTCCCGGCGCCAGTACTTCGGCCCGGCCCTGATGGAGCGCCTGGGCGCCGCCGCGCGCGTGGCCGCCGGGACGGTGGGCTTCTCCGCGCCGGAGTGA
- the purF gene encoding amidophosphoribosyltransferase, producing MCGIFGITGHGEASNLTYLGLHALQHRGQESAGIVASDGHLLRAHRQMGLVADIFTAPVIDGLPGDAAIGHVRYSTAGGSQLKNAQPLFVAYAGGQFSIAHNGNIVNATELKASLESEGALFQSDADTEVVMHLLARSKQPTFEAKLVEALRKVEGAYSILLLTEDKLIAVRDPHGFRPLVLGKMKEGAFVVASETTALDLIEAEIVRELEPGELIVIENGVLRASMPFKPAPRLGRCIFEHVYFAKPDSVLFGTSVYDVRKRLGMQLAREQPAPDADLVIAVPDSGVPAAIGFAQASGIPYDVGLIRSHYVGRTFIEPQQSIRHFGVKLKLSAVRSVLKGKRVVVVDDSIVRGTTSRKIVKMLKAAGAVSVHLRISSPPTQWPCYYGIDTPSRTELIAASHSTEEIAKYVTADSLGYLSLEGLGAAVEDPKRSTYCTACFSGQYLTEKLSRDSDAKLSA from the coding sequence ATGTGCGGCATCTTCGGAATCACGGGTCACGGAGAAGCGTCCAACCTGACGTACCTGGGGTTGCACGCCTTGCAGCACCGCGGACAGGAGTCCGCCGGCATCGTCGCGTCCGACGGCCACCTGCTGCGCGCGCACCGGCAGATGGGGCTGGTGGCGGACATCTTCACCGCGCCGGTGATTGACGGTCTGCCGGGAGACGCGGCCATCGGACACGTGCGCTACAGCACGGCGGGCGGCAGCCAGCTGAAGAACGCCCAGCCGCTGTTCGTCGCGTACGCGGGCGGCCAGTTCTCCATCGCGCACAACGGCAACATCGTGAACGCGACGGAGCTCAAGGCCTCGCTGGAGTCGGAGGGCGCGCTCTTCCAGTCGGACGCGGACACGGAGGTGGTGATGCACCTCCTCGCCCGCTCCAAGCAGCCCACCTTCGAAGCCAAGCTGGTGGAGGCGCTGCGCAAGGTGGAGGGCGCCTACAGCATCCTGCTCCTCACGGAGGACAAGCTCATCGCGGTGCGCGACCCGCACGGCTTCCGGCCGCTGGTGCTGGGCAAGATGAAGGAAGGCGCGTTCGTCGTCGCCAGTGAGACGACCGCGCTGGACCTCATCGAAGCGGAGATCGTGCGCGAGCTGGAGCCCGGCGAGCTCATCGTCATCGAGAACGGCGTGCTGCGCGCCAGCATGCCCTTCAAGCCCGCGCCCCGGCTGGGCCGCTGCATCTTCGAGCACGTCTACTTCGCCAAGCCGGACTCGGTGCTCTTCGGCACCAGCGTGTACGACGTGCGCAAGCGCCTGGGCATGCAGCTGGCGCGCGAGCAGCCCGCGCCGGACGCGGACCTGGTCATCGCGGTGCCGGACTCCGGCGTGCCCGCGGCCATCGGCTTCGCGCAGGCGAGCGGCATCCCCTACGACGTGGGCCTCATCCGCAGCCACTACGTGGGCCGCACCTTCATTGAACCGCAGCAGTCCATCCGTCACTTCGGCGTGAAGCTGAAGCTGTCCGCCGTGCGCAGCGTCCTCAAGGGCAAGCGCGTGGTGGTGGTGGACGACTCCATCGTGCGCGGCACCACCAGCCGGAAGATCGTGAAGATGCTGAAGGCCGCGGGCGCCGTGTCCGTGCACCTGCGCATCTCCTCGCCGCCCACGCAGTGGCCCTGCTACTACGGCATCGACACGCCCAGCCGCACGGAGCTCATCGCCGCCAGCCACAGCACGGAGGAGATCGCGAAGTACGTGACGGCGGACTCCCTGGGCTACCTGTCGCTGGAGGGCCTGGGCGCCGCGGTGGAGGACCCGAAGCGGAGCACCTACTGCACCGCGTGCTTCTCCGGGCAGTACCTCACGGAGAAGCTGTCCCGGGACTCGGACGCCAAGCTGAGCGCCTGA
- the kdsB gene encoding 3-deoxy-manno-octulosonate cytidylyltransferase codes for MPASRTVAVIPARHASTRFPGKPLAPIAGRPMVEHVWRRCQEAHAFDEVWVATDDARIRDVVEGFGGRAVMTSPACPTGTDRIAEVARARPDVDVWVNVQGDEPLVDPAALKVLAGLFQDDTVHMGTLVRPLEADELENPNVVKAVLALNGDALYFSRAPVPHVREPGPSVRRHAHLGLYGYRRDTLLKLATLSPTPLEEAEKLEQLRALEHGLRIRCAQVSWRTVAVDVPEDVARVEALLRERG; via the coding sequence ATGCCCGCCTCCCGGACCGTGGCCGTCATCCCCGCCCGCCATGCCAGCACCCGCTTCCCTGGCAAGCCGCTCGCCCCCATCGCCGGCCGCCCCATGGTCGAACACGTCTGGCGCCGCTGTCAGGAAGCCCACGCCTTCGACGAGGTGTGGGTGGCCACCGACGACGCGAGGATCCGCGACGTGGTGGAGGGCTTCGGCGGCCGCGCGGTGATGACCAGCCCCGCCTGCCCCACCGGCACGGACCGCATCGCGGAGGTGGCCCGCGCCCGTCCGGACGTGGACGTCTGGGTGAACGTGCAGGGGGACGAGCCCCTGGTGGACCCCGCCGCGCTCAAGGTGCTCGCGGGCCTCTTCCAGGACGACACCGTGCACATGGGCACGCTGGTGCGTCCCCTGGAGGCGGACGAGCTGGAGAACCCGAACGTGGTGAAGGCCGTGCTCGCGCTCAACGGCGACGCGCTCTACTTCAGCCGCGCCCCGGTGCCCCACGTCCGCGAACCCGGCCCGTCCGTGCGCCGCCACGCCCACCTGGGCCTCTACGGCTACCGGCGTGACACCCTGCTGAAGCTCGCCACGCTCAGCCCCACCCCGCTGGAGGAGGCGGAGAAGCTGGAGCAGCTTCGCGCGCTGGAGCACGGCCTGCGCATCCGCTGCGCCCAGGTGTCCTGGCGCACGGTGGCGGTGGACGTGCCGGAGGACGTGGCCCGCGTGGAGGCGCTCCTGCGCGAGCGCGGCTGA
- a CDS encoding parallel beta-helix domain-containing protein, translated as MPRLQWTRASSATLLALVGALSLTACSDDADVPDAGPRPDAGTQTDADAGTDAGPPVDTGIPWTGGAAGDFSCEGKEQKTLTFAPGQEEELQDQVNTLAECTTIQLAAGTFTFDNAITVRQNGITIAGAGKGVKGEGTGTATSTVLVFSAAAPNSNGLDVVGKRFEVRDVAVWDAKKDAVRIESSTDVIMRRVRTEWAKVNDENNGKYGLYPVKSKYVVIEDCEAYNAADAGIYVGQTEYAVVRNNIAKQNVAGIEIENTKYAYVTGNLAEDNTTGLVVFDLPGNPIKGTDVRVKNNTIINNNRTNFASVAASSSTVSQVPAGTGTFILASRRVELTGNTWENNNSLDVAVLSGLSIEPDPTLWAAGGGNFNSEDISIHGNTFKGGSGDLVDNGSLSAQRRPLGALVAALYAYGETQGELRVPHLLWDGVDPAGHDRSKVNPINICFTNNTLPEGTKNVIVDMDLAGATAAATGGDLVGAWGKTRHYAATGTAFDCAGFSPALTIGDFIK; from the coding sequence ATGCCCCGTTTGCAGTGGACCCGCGCTTCGAGCGCCACCCTTCTGGCCCTGGTGGGGGCCCTTTCCCTGACCGCCTGCTCCGACGACGCGGACGTGCCGGACGCCGGCCCGAGGCCGGACGCGGGCACCCAGACGGACGCGGACGCTGGCACGGACGCCGGCCCGCCGGTGGACACGGGCATCCCCTGGACCGGTGGCGCCGCGGGGGACTTCTCCTGCGAGGGCAAGGAGCAGAAGACGCTGACGTTCGCGCCGGGCCAGGAGGAGGAGCTCCAGGACCAGGTGAACACGCTGGCGGAGTGCACCACCATCCAACTGGCCGCGGGCACGTTCACGTTCGACAACGCCATCACCGTCCGCCAGAACGGCATCACGATCGCGGGCGCGGGCAAGGGCGTGAAGGGCGAGGGCACGGGCACGGCGACCAGCACGGTGCTCGTCTTCTCCGCCGCCGCCCCGAACTCCAACGGCCTGGACGTGGTGGGCAAGCGCTTCGAGGTGCGTGACGTCGCGGTGTGGGACGCGAAGAAGGACGCGGTGCGCATCGAGTCCTCCACCGACGTCATCATGCGCCGCGTGCGCACCGAGTGGGCCAAGGTCAACGACGAGAACAACGGCAAGTACGGCCTGTACCCGGTGAAGTCCAAGTACGTCGTCATCGAGGACTGCGAGGCCTACAACGCCGCGGACGCGGGCATCTACGTGGGGCAGACGGAGTACGCCGTCGTGCGCAACAACATCGCGAAGCAGAACGTGGCCGGCATCGAAATCGAGAACACGAAGTACGCCTACGTGACGGGCAACCTCGCCGAGGACAACACCACGGGCCTGGTGGTGTTCGACCTGCCGGGCAACCCCATCAAGGGCACCGACGTCCGCGTGAAGAACAACACCATCATCAACAACAACCGGACCAACTTCGCGTCGGTGGCCGCCAGCAGCAGCACGGTGTCCCAGGTGCCGGCCGGCACGGGCACGTTCATCCTGGCGTCGCGCCGGGTGGAGCTGACGGGGAACACCTGGGAGAACAACAACTCCCTGGACGTGGCGGTGCTGAGCGGTCTGTCCATCGAGCCGGACCCCACGCTGTGGGCGGCGGGTGGCGGGAACTTCAACAGCGAGGACATCAGCATCCACGGCAACACGTTCAAGGGTGGCAGCGGAGACCTGGTGGACAACGGCAGCCTGAGCGCGCAGCGCCGTCCGCTGGGCGCGCTCGTGGCGGCGCTCTACGCCTACGGTGAGACGCAGGGCGAGCTGCGGGTGCCGCACCTGCTGTGGGACGGCGTGGATCCGGCCGGCCACGACCGCAGCAAGGTGAACCCCATCAACATCTGCTTCACGAACAACACGCTGCCTGAGGGCACCAAGAACGTCATCGTGGACATGGACCTGGCCGGGGCGACCGCTGCCGCGACCGGCGGTGACCTGGTCGGGGCGTGGGGCAAGACGCGGCACTACGCCGCGACGGGTACCGCATTCGACTGCGCGGGCTTCTCCCCCGCGCTGACGATTGGCGACTTCATCAAGTAA
- a CDS encoding SO2930 family diheme c-type cytochrome, whose translation MRTSFVKPRLSVALLALVLAACGSSDPEAPGPDAGTSVPDAGTADAGVPDSGVPDAGPEDAGVPDAGAPDAGPEDAGPLVIPNVLSGFGLFTGSPADGGLVPVEGNVPYTLSTPLFSDYSVKLRTLSIPAGKVGHYEPNEALDLPVGTLISKTFAFPADLRKPDQDVRYVETRILVRQPSGWEAWPYVWNADQTEATLATGGRSRDVTFIDVEGNTRAFKYSVPSKNQCQQCHHLQDEAGEQVMHPIGVKARYLNHTNTYGGAERNQLEYLASLGKLDGLPALAERPKAPDAFNPAAADLATRARTYLDINCAHCHNPKGTAGITSQLFLNIDNTNLFTLGECKRPGSAGSGVGGEFDIVPGNHAESILWYRMHTEESGKMMPQIGRVVHHAEGSKLVADWIDSLPAKTCK comes from the coding sequence ATGCGGACGTCGTTCGTGAAGCCCCGTCTCTCCGTGGCGCTGCTGGCCCTCGTGCTGGCCGCCTGCGGTTCCTCCGACCCCGAGGCCCCAGGGCCTGACGCGGGCACCTCCGTTCCGGACGCAGGGACGGCGGACGCAGGCGTCCCAGATTCGGGTGTTCCCGATGCGGGGCCGGAGGATGCCGGGGTGCCCGACGCGGGCGCTCCGGACGCGGGGCCTGAAGACGCCGGTCCGCTGGTCATTCCCAACGTGCTGTCGGGCTTCGGGCTGTTCACCGGAAGCCCGGCGGACGGGGGGCTGGTGCCGGTGGAGGGCAACGTGCCCTACACGTTGTCCACCCCGCTGTTCTCCGACTACTCGGTCAAGCTGCGCACGCTCTCCATCCCCGCCGGCAAGGTGGGGCACTACGAGCCCAACGAGGCGTTGGACCTGCCGGTGGGGACGCTCATCTCCAAGACGTTCGCCTTCCCGGCGGACCTGCGGAAGCCGGACCAGGACGTGCGCTACGTCGAGACGCGCATCCTGGTCCGTCAGCCGTCGGGCTGGGAGGCGTGGCCGTACGTGTGGAACGCGGACCAGACGGAGGCCACGCTGGCCACCGGTGGACGCTCTCGCGACGTGACGTTCATCGACGTGGAGGGCAACACCCGGGCGTTCAAGTACTCGGTGCCCTCCAAGAACCAGTGCCAGCAGTGCCACCACCTCCAGGACGAGGCGGGGGAGCAGGTGATGCACCCCATTGGGGTGAAGGCGCGCTACCTGAACCACACGAACACCTACGGCGGCGCGGAGCGCAACCAGTTGGAGTACCTGGCGTCGCTGGGCAAGCTGGACGGACTGCCTGCATTGGCGGAGCGGCCGAAGGCGCCGGACGCGTTCAACCCGGCGGCGGCGGACCTGGCCACGCGGGCGCGCACGTACCTGGACATCAACTGCGCGCATTGCCACAACCCGAAGGGGACGGCGGGCATCACCAGCCAGTTGTTCCTCAACATCGACAACACGAACCTGTTCACGCTGGGCGAGTGCAAGCGCCCCGGTTCGGCGGGCAGTGGCGTGGGCGGCGAGTTCGACATCGTCCCGGGCAACCACGCGGAGTCCATCCTCTGGTACCGGATGCACACGGAGGAGTCCGGCAAGATGATGCCGCAGATTGGCCGCGTCGTTCACCACGCGGAGGGCTCCAAGCTCGTCGCGGACTGGATTGATTCGCTGCCGGCGAAGACCTGCAAGTAG
- the ypfJ gene encoding KPN_02809 family neutral zinc metallopeptidase: protein MRWQGGRRSSNIEDRRGSGFGRPLAVGGGAASLVVALLVMLLGGDPSDVQVDSRSPYSDPATGGSGRAVDPAQEELKDFVSVVLADTEDTWPGLLEPLGVRYVQPRLVLFSDAVQSACGAQESAVGPFYCPGDQRVYLDLTFFDELERRFGAPGDFGRAYVVAHEVGHHVQNLLGVSQKVQSLRRRTSEEQANQLSVLTELQADCFAGIWARHAQQERDMLEPGDIEEGLGAASAVGDDTLQKRARGHVVPESFTHGSSAQRMTWFKRGLEQGTLEACDTFNARR, encoded by the coding sequence ATGCGGTGGCAAGGTGGACGTCGCAGCTCGAACATCGAGGACCGACGGGGCTCCGGCTTCGGGCGCCCGCTCGCGGTGGGCGGTGGCGCGGCGTCGTTGGTGGTGGCGCTGCTGGTGATGCTGCTGGGCGGTGACCCCTCCGACGTGCAGGTGGATTCGCGGTCCCCCTATTCGGATCCCGCGACCGGGGGTTCGGGGCGCGCGGTGGATCCGGCGCAGGAGGAGCTGAAGGACTTCGTCTCCGTCGTCCTCGCGGACACCGAGGACACCTGGCCCGGACTGCTGGAGCCCCTGGGCGTGCGCTACGTGCAGCCCCGGCTGGTGCTCTTCTCGGACGCGGTGCAGTCCGCGTGCGGCGCGCAGGAGAGCGCGGTGGGGCCCTTCTATTGCCCGGGCGACCAGCGCGTGTACCTGGACCTGACCTTCTTCGACGAGCTGGAGCGCCGCTTCGGCGCGCCCGGTGACTTCGGCCGCGCGTACGTCGTCGCGCACGAGGTGGGGCACCACGTGCAGAACCTGCTGGGCGTCTCCCAGAAGGTGCAGTCGCTGCGCCGCCGCACCAGCGAGGAGCAGGCCAACCAGCTCTCCGTGCTGACGGAGCTGCAGGCGGACTGCTTCGCCGGCATCTGGGCCCGCCACGCGCAGCAGGAGCGCGACATGCTGGAGCCGGGCGACATCGAGGAAGGCCTGGGCGCGGCCAGCGCCGTGGGCGACGACACGCTCCAGAAGCGCGCCCGGGGGCACGTTGTCCCGGAGTCCTTCACCCACGGCTCCTCCGCGCAGCGCATGACCTGGTTCAAGCGGGGCCTGGAGCAGGGCACGCTGGAGGCCTGCGACACCTTCAACGCGCGCCGCTGA
- a CDS encoding RluA family pseudouridine synthase: MREDEDTAPADDTDVPDGYVDIPFVVEPNYAGWRLDRYLCEKIRRMDLERVRGIILRGVLCDAYRLKPSTPVYPGLTFRIRRPSSQEPATPTELPVVFSDDWLLVLDKPAGLPIHPTARYHKGTLVTLLRERFGERFAEPAHRLDRETSGLVVCGRTTESCRVLGGLFLSRDVHKEYLALCEGHPPEDAFVVDAPIAEGTDLIRIAVRIDPVLGKPSRTRFQVLQRFVHDGAPFALLRCFPETGRQHQIRIHLHVAGFPLVGDKMYGPDPGYFDRFSKHTLEPEAWARLRLPRHALHAERITFPHPGTGEPVTFASPLPQDLADFIAGKAPAPSH, encoded by the coding sequence ATGCGTGAAGACGAAGACACCGCTCCGGCCGACGACACGGACGTGCCCGACGGCTACGTGGACATCCCGTTCGTCGTCGAGCCGAACTACGCCGGCTGGCGGTTGGACCGCTACCTCTGCGAGAAGATCCGCCGCATGGACCTGGAGCGCGTGCGGGGCATCATCCTGCGCGGCGTCCTGTGCGACGCGTACCGGCTCAAGCCCTCCACGCCGGTGTACCCGGGGCTGACGTTCCGCATCCGCCGCCCCTCGAGCCAGGAGCCCGCGACGCCCACGGAGCTGCCCGTCGTCTTCTCCGATGACTGGCTGCTGGTGCTCGACAAGCCGGCGGGGCTGCCCATCCACCCCACCGCGCGCTACCACAAGGGCACGCTCGTCACGCTGTTGCGGGAGCGCTTCGGGGAGCGCTTCGCGGAGCCCGCGCACCGGCTGGATCGCGAGACGAGCGGGCTGGTGGTGTGTGGCCGCACCACGGAGTCGTGCCGTGTCCTGGGCGGGCTGTTCCTGTCGCGCGACGTGCACAAGGAATACCTGGCGCTGTGCGAGGGCCACCCTCCCGAGGACGCCTTCGTCGTGGACGCGCCCATCGCGGAGGGCACGGACCTCATCCGCATCGCGGTGCGCATCGACCCGGTGCTGGGCAAGCCCAGCCGCACGCGCTTCCAGGTGCTCCAGCGCTTCGTGCATGACGGCGCGCCGTTCGCGCTCCTGCGCTGCTTTCCGGAGACGGGGCGGCAGCATCAGATCCGCATCCACCTGCACGTCGCGGGCTTCCCGCTGGTGGGGGACAAGATGTACGGCCCGGACCCGGGCTACTTCGACCGCTTCAGCAAGCACACCCTGGAGCCGGAGGCGTGGGCGCGCTTGCGGCTGCCCCGGCACGCGCTGCACGCGGAGCGCATCACGTTCCCGCACCCGGGCACCGGCGAGCCCGTCACCTTCGCCTCGCCGCTGCCCCAGGACCTGGCGGACTTCATCGCCGGGAAGGCCCCGGCCCCTTCGCACTGA